Proteins co-encoded in one Brassica oleracea var. oleracea cultivar TO1000 chromosome C4, BOL, whole genome shotgun sequence genomic window:
- the LOC106337395 gene encoding transcription factor DIVARICATA-like, with amino-acid sequence MNRGTEVMSPATYLETSSNWLFQENRETKWTAEENKKFENALAFYDKDTPDRWFKIAAMLPGKTVGDVIKQYRELEEDVSDIEAGLIPIPGYASDSFTLDWGGYDAGNNGFNMNGYYFAAVGGKRGSAARAAEHERKKGVPWTEEEHRQFLMGLKKYGKGDWRNIARNFVTTRTPTQVASHAQKYFIRQVNGGKDKRRSSIHDITTVNIPDSLDAAAADTATTNAPCSPPSLGGSQREGSGQSEGQTVYDETAGTFYNQNAFQETLLGMSSTPYITKLQEQSFLNASQFESYNAYLQM; translated from the exons ATGAACAGAGGAACCGAAGTCATGTCACCAGCAACATACTTAGAGACATCATCAAACTGGTTGTTCCAAGAGAACAGAGAAACCAAATGGACAGCTGAAGAAAACAAGAAGTTCGAAAACGCTTTAGCCTTTTACGACAAAGACACTCCCGACAGATGGTTCAAAATCGCAGCAATGCTCCCCGGCAAAACAGTCGGAGATGTGATCAAACAGTACAGAGAGCTTGAGGAAGACGTCAGCGACATCGAAGCTGGTCTTATCCCGATCCCTGGCTACGCCTCTGATTCATTCACGCTCGATTGGGGAGGATACGATGCTGGAAACAATGGGTTTAACATGAACGGATATTACTTCGCCGCCGTGGGAGGAAAGAGAGGATCCGCCGCGAGAGCAGCGGAGCATGAAAGGAAGAAAGGTGTTCCATGGACAGAAGAAGAACACAG ACAGTTTCTGATGGGTCTGAAAAAATATGGAAAAGGCGACTGGAGAAACATAGCTCGCAACTTCGTGACCACACGGACGCCTACGCAAGTCGCGAGTCACGCTCAAAAGTATTTCATAAGGCAAGTCAACGGCGGTAAAGACAAACGCCGATCAAGCATCCATGATATCACCACCGTCAACATCCCTGATTCTCTTGATGCCGCAGCGGCTGATACCGCAACCACAAACGCTCCATGCTCACCACCGTCACTAGGAGGAAGCCAGCGGGAGGGGTCGGGTCAGTCGGAAGGTCAAACTGTATACGACGAAACAGCGGGTACGTTTTACAATCAAAACGCGTTTCAAGAAACGCTACTTGGAATGTCGTCAACGCCGTACATTACAAAACTGCAGGAACAGAGTTTCCTAAACGCATCGCAGTTCGAATCGTATAATGCATATCTCCAAATGTAG